A genomic region of Synergistaceae bacterium contains the following coding sequences:
- the rnhA gene encoding ribonuclease HI: protein MPHVIIYTDGGASPNPGLGGWAAVLYSPEHDTKREIYGAEPNTTNNRMELLAAIKALKALKFSCDVDLHTDSAYLHNAFNKGWLKNWQKNNWRTSTGGQVLNQDLWQELIKLTRTHKINWHWVKGHSDDEINNRCDELVQIARNEFI from the coding sequence ATGCCGCACGTTATAATTTACACAGACGGGGGAGCATCTCCAAATCCCGGACTCGGAGGCTGGGCCGCTGTATTATATTCGCCCGAACATGATACAAAGCGCGAAATTTACGGAGCAGAGCCTAACACGACTAATAACAGAATGGAATTATTAGCAGCGATTAAGGCACTAAAAGCGTTAAAATTTTCTTGTGATGTAGATTTGCACACTGACTCGGCATATTTGCACAATGCATTTAATAAAGGCTGGCTCAAGAACTGGCAAAAAAATAACTGGAGAACTTCAACGGGCGGCCAAGTTTTGAATCAGGATTTATGGCAGGAATTAATAAAATTGACTCGGACTCATAAAATTAACTGGCACTGGGTGAAAGGCCATTCAGACGACGAGATTAATAACAGGTGCGACGAACTTGTACAGATTGCGCGGAATGAATTTATTTAG
- the murJ gene encoding murein biosynthesis integral membrane protein MurJ: MIKHAVKMMAGTLLSRILGLAREILIAAYFGATRSMDAFNVAYTLSNLARQLLAEGALSAAFVPVFSQALTKSREQALKLARGTMTVLLFASSFIVILGVFGASWLVNIMAPGFDAENHALAAGLTRWMFPFLIFISIEALTMGELNSMGSFFIPALSPACSNLVFIITAPFFAGYFGVYGLALSVLCGGFAHFLTQWLWGFRMKAVLYPARPDFADPDLRRIMKLFLPYAAGLSLNQVNPVISRMLGSFLQEGSISVLNYSNRILQLPLGLFVIAISQAVLPQLSRANNDGEFIDTLKQAVRFALFVVLPASLGVILISREFVHIVFVRGEFNNWAWAATSSCLALSMLGLPGMACSTVVMRALYALSMPREAFKVTSFSVISTTILSLILIYPMGYNGLALAPGIAFTLSGILGLYYVRKKLGRSLRIIDVKISAKYIIALVIASLAVFIYKFLWSYEPEARLYIRALWCLGVIIFSAVSYFAAAVILKFEEWHLLKQAFGRKNKQ, from the coding sequence ATGATAAAACACGCAGTCAAAATGATGGCGGGGACTTTATTAAGCCGGATTTTAGGACTTGCACGAGAAATCTTAATAGCTGCATATTTCGGAGCGACCCGCAGCATGGACGCATTTAATGTAGCTTATACACTTTCAAATTTGGCTAGGCAATTACTTGCTGAAGGTGCATTATCGGCGGCATTTGTTCCTGTATTTTCGCAGGCATTGACAAAGAGCCGGGAGCAGGCATTAAAGCTAGCACGTGGAACTATGACAGTTTTATTATTTGCGTCAAGTTTTATAGTAATACTCGGAGTTTTCGGGGCATCATGGCTAGTAAATATAATGGCTCCGGGATTTGATGCAGAAAATCACGCACTCGCAGCAGGTTTGACTCGGTGGATGTTCCCGTTTCTGATATTTATTTCGATTGAGGCTCTGACAATGGGCGAATTAAATAGCATGGGTTCATTCTTTATTCCGGCGTTATCTCCTGCGTGTAGTAATTTAGTATTTATTATAACAGCCCCGTTTTTTGCGGGATATTTCGGAGTTTACGGGCTTGCTTTGTCAGTCTTATGCGGAGGCTTTGCACATTTTTTGACTCAATGGCTCTGGGGCTTCAGAATGAAGGCTGTATTATATCCTGCTCGACCTGATTTTGCGGACCCTGATTTAAGACGAATCATGAAATTATTTCTTCCCTATGCAGCTGGACTCTCACTAAATCAAGTCAACCCCGTTATAAGCCGTATGCTTGGCTCGTTTTTACAGGAAGGGAGCATATCAGTATTAAATTATTCAAATAGAATTCTGCAATTACCCTTAGGATTATTTGTTATAGCGATTTCACAAGCTGTATTGCCTCAATTATCGCGCGCAAATAACGACGGAGAATTTATTGACACACTCAAGCAAGCTGTCAGATTTGCATTATTTGTAGTTCTTCCTGCTTCACTGGGTGTAATATTAATTTCTCGTGAATTCGTTCATATTGTATTCGTGAGGGGCGAATTTAATAACTGGGCATGGGCAGCGACTTCTTCATGCTTGGCCTTAAGTATGCTGGGCTTGCCGGGTATGGCCTGCTCGACAGTTGTAATGCGTGCTTTATATGCGTTATCAATGCCTCGTGAGGCCTTCAAAGTTACGAGTTTCAGTGTTATATCAACTACAATTTTATCACTAATATTAATTTATCCGATGGGATATAACGGGCTGGCACTTGCTCCGGGGATTGCTTTTACTTTGTCGGGGATTCTGGGACTTTATTATGTGCGCAAGAAATTAGGCCGTTCACTTAGAATAATAGACGTGAAAATTTCAGCAAAATATATTATTGCTTTAGTGATAGCATCTCTTGCTGTGTTTATTTATAAATTTTTATGGAGCTATGAGCCTGAAGCAAGATTATATATTCGTGCTTTATGGTGCTTAGGAGTGATAATTTTTTCTGCAGTGAGTTATTTTGCGGCGGCTGTGATTCTAAAATTTGAAGAGTGGCATTTGTTGAAGCAGGCATTTGGACGCAAGAATAAGCAGTGA
- a CDS encoding DMT family transporter — protein MHLLADLALFYCAFFWGVSFVSMKILVGFYPACWLLFIRFAAASVLVYIFFFRRINKSFRQVFKSGLIIGALLYFALMSQTVGLNYIGGGRCAFISATYVLMVPLILWALRKIFPGWLTICAAVLCVLGMYLLMGDENLSGSYYIGDFLTVICALTFAVQVILIGNYTKDCDPIVLSFAEFITLAGLSFVTSLIFESRPEIINISSLPELLFTIILCTFGCYMLQICAQKYADPSHATIIMSLESVFGLISSIIFLGESITFRMLIGCILIFVAVLVSELEPFLRLKR, from the coding sequence ATGCACTTGCTTGCTGATTTAGCGTTATTTTACTGTGCATTTTTCTGGGGAGTGAGTTTTGTCTCAATGAAAATTTTAGTCGGCTTTTATCCTGCCTGCTGGCTGTTATTCATAAGATTTGCGGCTGCCTCTGTGCTTGTGTATATATTTTTTTTCAGGCGAATCAATAAATCATTTAGGCAAGTTTTCAAAAGCGGCTTAATAATTGGTGCGTTATTATATTTTGCCTTAATGTCTCAAACTGTAGGCTTGAACTATATCGGCGGAGGGCGGTGCGCTTTCATATCAGCAACTTATGTGTTAATGGTACCGCTTATATTATGGGCATTGCGGAAAATATTTCCGGGCTGGCTTACGATTTGCGCGGCTGTTCTCTGTGTGCTGGGAATGTATTTATTAATGGGTGATGAGAATCTTTCAGGCTCGTATTACATCGGCGATTTCTTGACGGTTATATGCGCGTTGACATTTGCGGTTCAGGTAATATTAATAGGAAATTACACAAAAGACTGCGACCCTATTGTGCTAAGTTTTGCAGAGTTTATTACTTTAGCGGGACTTTCTTTTGTTACTTCGCTTATATTCGAGTCCCGGCCTGAAATTATAAATATTTCGAGTTTACCCGAATTGCTTTTTACGATTATATTATGCACGTTTGGATGTTATATGCTTCAGATTTGCGCGCAGAAATATGCAGATCCGAGTCACGCGACTATTATAATGAGTCTTGAGTCAGTATTCGGACTTATAAGCAGCATAATTTTTCTGGGCGAGTCTATCACGTTCAGAATGTTAATAGGCTGTATATTGATTTTCGTAGCTGTCTTAGTGTCTGAGCTTGAGCCATTCTTGAGACTCAAGAGGTGA
- a CDS encoding DUF3084 domain-containing protein, whose protein sequence is MSAFLSNTNWLLIFSLVMGSAILSVLGDSVGSKYGKKRISLFGLRPKRTSQLITALTGGLIAVGILTITSFISRDVRTAFFGMKVLHQQLYNLQFQLSQSEENATQMRVSLAEAAASLDLTGFELDSMKNEAVILEQQKKDLEASLRVLREESEILKREIKSLKSESVALNANLLLGQTAFEPGLTRYEIIAGLNELKRAVRLNVLERISNESFTQLRDVPIEFDSEQEAKLIISLASSDIRQYVRALSVENYTIGENSKILVRYESGTSLIIYPEGTPVYRKFFMNDKANTNNSAEQILHIFLRELRNKAIKDGILPEPSSNNVGTLDGELFFAAVDTLNKITSPVIINAIASRDIYTEGPVIINILFEE, encoded by the coding sequence TTGTCGGCATTCTTAAGTAATACAAACTGGCTGTTAATTTTTTCGCTCGTAATGGGTTCGGCGATTCTTTCAGTGCTGGGTGACTCTGTAGGCTCTAAATACGGCAAAAAAAGGATCTCGCTATTTGGACTCAGGCCTAAGAGAACGAGTCAATTAATCACGGCATTAACCGGCGGCTTGATAGCAGTAGGAATCTTGACAATAACGTCATTTATTTCGCGAGATGTCAGGACGGCATTTTTCGGCATGAAAGTTTTACACCAGCAATTATATAATTTGCAATTCCAGTTATCACAGAGTGAAGAGAACGCTACACAAATGAGAGTGAGTCTTGCTGAGGCGGCTGCAAGTTTGGATTTGACGGGATTTGAACTTGACTCAATGAAAAACGAGGCTGTAATACTCGAACAGCAGAAAAAGGATTTAGAGGCCTCACTAAGAGTCTTGCGCGAGGAGTCAGAAATTTTGAAGCGCGAAATTAAATCACTCAAAAGTGAGTCAGTTGCATTAAACGCAAATTTATTACTGGGTCAGACAGCTTTTGAGCCGGGATTGACTCGTTATGAAATTATTGCGGGCTTGAATGAATTAAAACGTGCTGTAAGATTGAACGTGCTAGAAAGAATCTCAAATGAGTCATTTACTCAATTGCGTGATGTTCCTATAGAGTTTGACTCAGAACAGGAAGCAAAATTAATTATTTCGCTTGCAAGTTCAGACATTCGGCAATACGTCAGGGCTTTATCAGTTGAGAATTACACTATAGGCGAGAACTCAAAAATTTTAGTGCGTTATGAATCCGGAACGAGTTTAATAATTTATCCTGAAGGCACGCCTGTTTACCGCAAATTTTTCATGAATGACAAAGCTAACACGAATAATTCAGCCGAGCAAATTCTACATATTTTCTTGAGAGAATTACGCAATAAAGCAATTAAAGACGGAATTTTGCCCGAACCTTCTTCAAATAATGTCGGAACTCTTGACGGAGAATTATTTTTTGCAGCTGTAGACACCCTTAACAAGATAACAAGCCCGGTTATTATTAACGCAATCGCTTCACGGGATATTTACACGGAAGGGCCTGTAATTATTAATATTTTATTCGAGGAGTAA
- a CDS encoding DUF4417 domain-containing protein yields the protein MANIKYKDIYKSFLVSDSDYDGEFEIPVINSTNERPNKLIPFSKSLTTKNFNSWVHFYEHDYKFMRVWDNPRKYLARLKKFNGVITPDFSLYRDMPLNMQIFNTYMGKALGHWWQSNGLNVIPNIRFADERSYKFCCDGVPKHSIISVGSLGCMRKLQEREIFKHGLEFVTHYLEPSCIVVYGSAPEEIFKCCRESEVEILQFDSEISQVMHTRKEVR from the coding sequence ATGGCTAATATAAAGTATAAAGATATTTACAAATCATTTCTTGTTAGTGATTCAGATTATGACGGAGAATTTGAGATCCCCGTAATAAATTCAACAAATGAGCGGCCTAATAAATTAATACCGTTCTCGAAATCTTTGACAACGAAAAATTTTAATAGCTGGGTTCACTTTTACGAGCACGACTATAAATTTATGCGAGTCTGGGACAATCCACGCAAATATTTAGCCCGCTTGAAAAAATTTAACGGTGTAATCACGCCTGATTTTAGCTTGTATAGAGATATGCCGCTTAACATGCAAATTTTTAATACTTACATGGGCAAAGCTCTCGGTCATTGGTGGCAGTCGAACGGCTTAAATGTGATTCCTAATATCAGATTTGCTGATGAGAGAAGTTATAAATTTTGCTGCGATGGAGTCCCTAAGCACTCAATTATTTCTGTAGGCTCGCTCGGCTGTATGAGAAAACTTCAGGAACGAGAAATCTTTAAACACGGGCTTGAGTTTGTTACTCACTATCTTGAGCCTTCCTGCATTGTTGTATACGGCTCTGCACCTGAAGAAATTTTCAAGTGTTGTAGAGAGTCAGAAGTTGAGATTTTGCAATTTGACAGCGAAATTTCACAAGTTATGCATACTCGAAAGGAGGTGAGATAA
- a CDS encoding ComF family protein yields the protein MYRLRGMNLFRILLHFLWPINCQVCGRPSVFICDSCIESLFWESQIINERENLIIYSAAYYHTDINKIILAFKYSGLKSLCRPIGRKMGKFLNRPEDVDYLLPVPLHVNSPRKYNQAHELALGLADSWDMKILDSACWTREIAARAGMNAQERAKLAKDSFMINDNIDGLRIALVDDVCTTGITLMRLAEVCRDSGANVKYAYTLATVRGE from the coding sequence TTGTACAGATTGCGCGGAATGAATTTATTTAGAATTCTATTACATTTTTTATGGCCTATAAATTGTCAAGTCTGCGGCCGTCCGAGTGTATTTATTTGCGATTCATGCATTGAGTCTCTTTTCTGGGAATCTCAAATCATAAACGAGCGTGAAAATTTAATAATTTATTCGGCTGCATATTATCACACTGACATAAATAAAATTATTCTAGCATTCAAGTATTCGGGCTTAAAATCTTTATGTCGTCCGATCGGGCGCAAAATGGGAAAATTTTTAAATCGTCCTGAAGATGTAGATTATTTGCTGCCTGTGCCTTTACACGTTAACAGCCCGCGAAAATATAATCAAGCTCATGAATTAGCACTGGGACTTGCTGACTCGTGGGACATGAAAATTTTAGACTCTGCCTGCTGGACTCGTGAAATAGCTGCACGTGCAGGAATGAACGCTCAGGAACGGGCAAAACTCGCAAAAGATTCATTTATGATTAATGATAATATTGACGGGTTAAGAATTGCGCTTGTTGATGATGTCTGCACGACGGGAATAACTTTAATGCGGCTGGCTGAAGTTTGTCGGGACTCCGGCGCGAATGTAAAATATGCATATACTTTAGCGACAGTTAGGGGAGAATAA